In the Lates calcarifer isolate ASB-BC8 linkage group LG24, TLL_Latcal_v3, whole genome shotgun sequence genome, one interval contains:
- the skida1 gene encoding SKI/DACH domain-containing protein 1 produces MGDLECGFEEMQGVRLGYLLIKGKQMFALSQVFTDLLKNIPRTTVHKRMDHLKVQKHHCDLEELRKLKAINSIAFHAAKCTLISREDVEALYFSCKTERVLKSNKRKAKAACSPGGVDASSVGLLRADAELWKEKVWFSLHGVPETLTLHNKTGRRRELTPCLTDSKLPQFYHKTHGREYRSVTKSSHKHFKNYETAKITGNRVTLSQRHSFFRSAVSRQPVVLQSAIAAQSRLSRSAGDLLHKRKRRREGGGGRDSAKHSWSRSRHAHHHAPPVLLVQPKSSGSHGTSFGALHLGPDFYLDPRPHHHHHHQHHHHHHHHHHQEPSFPESYSSDTESSTYSDRAYPDSDFGSGFSTSSNSGSSEEEEEEGEDEDDTQSESSEVSSEEEESSSQSDSSSVSSRVSVQSIRFRRARVGSLAKSLNTSKAPLVLQPTFHYNNQQQQEKQHRTLCHVATGDSRQEKRQKCEFICSETRKDLGPLQPPKFNSAVVGESFFTESKREKASEAEPSRADSVPELPSSYSPGLNRGKAFHPSRRASGYPSKCSPGLSAQCDQDKAPRCADKREAKATGLKLPSPLKKIKTEAEEPCVTAAPYSDGGRTARTPPFNLHNVKIKMEESCDEYEYQNQTIVVKCKGDRADCGNGQCPSGTIKQGEFFSSGIKATERGPDVAPMSPCGPQECRSTQDTPCIEEGELRNKNCRAPVLGNKKPRVSRTQTKQNVPRVNKAASTSSSSSSSSSSSSSTSSSSRPVGCEEASAEDLPSRRKRSIAAASPAKTPFSLMANFPSPPSLVVGSDGDLCPAYSLNSLRGPGPPPPSHPVWRWQPGGQILPPPHAQRTRKY; encoded by the coding sequence CTGCGGAAGCTCAAAGCAATAAACTCTATAGCTTTCCACGCCGCTAAATGCACCCTCATATCGCGGGAGGACGTGGAGGCTCTGTATTTCTCCTGCAAGACCGAGCGGGTGTTGAAGTCCAACAAAAGGAAAGCGAAAGCTGCGTGTTCCCCCGGGGGTGTCGACGCGTCCTCCGTGGGGCTCCTCCGTGCCGACGCCGAGCTGTGGAAGGAAAAAGTTTGGTTTAGTTTGCACGGCGTCCCGGAGACTCTCACGCTTCACAACAAAACGGGCAGGCGGAGAGAGCTGACTCCTTGCCTTACCGACTCCAAACTACCTCAATTTTACCACAAAACCCACGGGCGGGAATACCGTTCGGTGACTAAGTCCAGtcacaaacactttaaaaactATGAAACAGCGAAAATAACAGGGAACCGCGTTACTTTGAGCCAAAGGCACTCGTTTTTCCGAAGCGCGGTGAGCCGGCAGCCGGTGGTGCTTCAGTCCGCCATAGCTGCTCAGTCCAGGCTCTCGCGCTCAGCCGGCGACCTACTTCacaaaaggaagaggaggcGCGAGGGGGGCGGCGGCAGGGACAGCGCGAAGCACTCGTGGAGCAGGAGCAGACACGCGCACCACCACGCACCACCGGTGCTGCTCGTGCAACCCAAATCATCCGGCAGTCACGGAACTTCTTTCGGTGCTCTCCACCTCGGTCCGGATTTCTATCTCGACCCCAGAcctcaccatcatcaccaccaccagcatcaccatcatcaccaccaccaccaccaccaggagCCGAGTTTCCCGGAGAGCTACAGCAGCGACACCGAGTCCAGCACCTACTCGGACCGGGCGTACCCGGACTCGGACTTCGGCTCCGGCTTCTCCACCAGCAGCAACTCCGGCAGCtcggaggaggaagaggaggagggcgaGGATGAAGATGACACGCAGTCGGAGAGTTCAGAGGTCAGCtcggaggaggaagagagctCGTCTCAATCCGACTCCAGCTCAGTTTCGAGCCGGGTTTCGGTCCAGAGCATCCGGTTCAGGCGGGCCAGGGTTGGCTCTCTCGCCAAAAGTCTCAACACTAGTAAAGCACCTTTGGTCCTGCAGCCCACGTTTCACTACAACAACCAGCAGCAACAAGAGAAACAACACAGGACGCTGTGCCATGTTGCCACAGGGGACAGTCGACAGGAGAAACGGCAAAAATGTGAATTCATTTGCAGTGAAACCAGAAAGGACTTGGGACCTTTACAGCCACCTAAATTTAACTCAGCCGTCGTTGGggagagctttttcactgagtCCAAAAGGGAGAAGGCGTCTGAGGCCGAGCCAAGCAGGGCTGACTCCGTGCCTGAGCTGCCCTCTTCTTACTCGCCCGGACTCAACCGGGGCAAGGCCTTTCACCCCTCACGCAGGGCATCGGGGTATCCCAGCAAATGCTCCCCGGGACTGAGCGCGCAGTGTGACCAGGACAAGGCCCCCAGATGCGCCGACAAAAGGGAGGCGAAAGCCACCGGCCTGAAGCTGCCCAgtccactgaaaaaaataaagaccgAGGCGGAGGAGCCCTGCGTGACCGCCGCCCCCTACTCGGACGGCGGCAGGACAGCCAGGACGCCACCCTTCAACCTCCACaatgtgaaaattaaaatggaGGAAAGCTGTGATGAATATGAGTACCAGAACCAGACCATTGTAGTTAAATGTAAAGGGGATAGGGCAGATTGTGGCAATGGGCAGTGTCCCAGCGGAACCATCAAGCAAGGGGAGTTTTTCAGCAGTGGGATTAAAGCCACAGAGAGGGGCCCCGATGTGGCCCCCATGTCCCCGTGTGGCCCTCAGGAATGCAGGAGCACCCAGGACACCCCATGCATCGAGGAGGGGGAGCTCAGGAACAAGAACTGCAGGGCTCCGGTGCTGGGGAATAAGAAACCCAGAGTTTCCAGgactcaaacaaaacaaaacgtgCCCAGGGTCAACAAGgctgcctccacctcctcttcctcttcctcctcctcctcctcttcttcttctacttcttcttcttctcgtCCCGTGGGCTGCGAGGAAGCATCCGCGGAGGATTTGCCGAGCAGACGCAAACGCAGCATCGCCGCTGCGTCGCCCGCAAAAACGCCTTTCAGCCTGATGGCAAATTTCCCATCCCCGCCGTCGCTCGTTGTTGGCAGCGACGGGGATTTGTGCCCCGCTTACTCCCTGAACTCGCTGAGGGGCCCCGGGCCTCCCCCTCCGTCCCACCCCGTGTGGAGGTGGCAGCCAGGCGGCCAGATTCTCCCTCCCCCACACGCTCAGAGAACTAGGAAATACTGA